A genome region from Triticum aestivum cultivar Chinese Spring chromosome 2B, IWGSC CS RefSeq v2.1, whole genome shotgun sequence includes the following:
- the LOC123040881 gene encoding uncharacterized protein, whose translation MADQGDGGAPAPAAPAPAVVLGAQPEEPAGDAGVEEPLEVLDAPVPVVGEGVEDPQEEEALAGGDDQAPAMGEGVVDLLKGLVELDEPEPENVDESAVRNLMDELAQGEPKKRKIDYTLATQGPSTAGGSGAGVATLPKAGPSMSIYTMPSIVPPAGAAPPVIIPGLPFVGVPPVGAGGRPRLPALATGPGTGALQPCPSCHTAIRQPNQARLGMPPPNCPNPHFCLCLPCQEWLERRIYYCEICRDFYAMNPGLRR comes from the exons ATGGCCGATCAGGGCGACGGAggggctccggctccggcggcaCCGGCGCCGGCCGTGGTGCTGGGAGCACAGCCGGAAGAACCTGCCGGGGATGCAG GCGTGGAGGAGCCGCTGGAAGTGCTGGATGCTCCGGTGCCAGTGGTTGGTGAAG GCGTGGAGGACCCGCAGGAAGAAGAGGCTTTGGCTGGAGGCGACGATCAGGCGCCGGCTATGGGTGAAG GAGTGGTGGACCTGCTGAAGGGGCTCGTGGAACTGGATGAACCCGAGCCGGAGAATGTGGACGAGTCAGCTGTTCGCAACCTGATGGACGAACTGGCGCAAGGGGAGCCCAAGAAACGGAAGATCGACTACACGCTGGCCACACAAGGACCGTCGACTG CTGGTGGATCCGGTGCCGGTGTTGCAACCCTCCCCAAGGCAGGCCCTTCTATGTCGATCTACACGATGCCTTCCATTGTGCCGCCGGCCG GGGCAGCTCCTCCCGTGATCATCCCCGGCCTGCCTTTCGTGGGAGTGCCACCTGTGGGAGCTGGCGGGAGGCCACGATTACCAGCGCTGGCTACCGGCCCTGGTACCGGGGCGTTACAGCCGTGTCCCTCCTGCCACACAGCAATCAGGCAGCCAAACCAGGCTCGCTTGGGCATGCCCCCACCCAATTGTCCAAACCCGCACTTCTGCTTGTGCCTGCCGTGCCAGGAGTGGCTGGAACGGAGGATTTATTACTGCGAGATATGCCGTGATTTCTATGCGATGAACCCAGGTTTGAGGAG GTGA